CCGCGCATCGCTCCGCGAGATGCAGCAGGTCGGCCGCTACAACGGCGCCTCCGTCGTGCGCGACACGGCGGCGGGGACCACCGTGCTGAACGCGGGCGGCTACGGCTACGGGCTGGGCATCCGGCAGACGTGCCTGTTCCGCACCCTGGTGTCGCACAGCGGCGGGCTTCCGGGCTTCGGCTCGCTGATGCGCTGGCTTCCGGAGCACGGCGTGGGGATCGTGGCCATGGGCAACCTCACCTACACCGGGTGGGGCGGGGCGACGGACCAGGCCTTTGCGATGCTCGCGCGGACGGGCGGGCTGGAGCCGCGCGTGCCCCAGCCCGCGCCGGTGCTTCTGCAGCGCCAGGAGCAGGTGACGCGCCTGGTCACGCGCTGGAGCGAGCCCCTGGCCGACAGCCTGGCGGCGATGAACCTGTACCTGGACGAGCCCAGGGACCGCCGGCGCGTGGAGATGGACCGCCTGGTCCGCGAGGTTGGGGGTGAGTGCCGGAACGAGGGGACGCTCCTGGCCGAGAACGCGCTGCGGGGAAGCTGGCGGATGCGGTGCCGCGACGCCGACCTGCGCGTCTCCATCACCCTCGCGCCGACGGAGCCCGCGAAGGTGCAGTACCTGGACGTGAGTCGCATCGCGCGCGGCGAAGACGTAGCCCCCGCGCCGGTCTGCCGCTGACACCTGCTCGCCCGAACACCAGGAATCTTGCGACCACGGAGGGATCGATGCGACAGGGATTGATGGCGTGTCTGCTCGTGTTGGCCGCCGCGTGCGCCGCTCCCGGAGGTGCGGGGGCGGGCGGCGGCGCGTCGGCGGCGGTGGATACGGGGCGGGCTGCGGTGCAGGGAGGGGAGCTGTTCTACGAGGCGCGCGGCCAGGGCGCGCCGGTGGTGCTGCTGCATGCGGGCGCCCAGTACGACCACACGATGTGGGATGGCCAGGTGCAGGCGCTCGCCCGCCGCCATCGGGTGATCCGCTACGACCTGCGTGGATTCGGCCGGTCCAGCCGCCCGAACGGCCCCTTCTCGCCGCAGGCGGATCTGCTCCGCGTGCTGGAGGCGCTCGGGGTGCAGAGGGCCAGCCTGGTGGGGCTGGGGATGGGGAGCGGGGTCGCGATCAACTTTGCGCTCCAGCATCCGGATCGGGTGGACCGCCTGGTGCTGGCGTCGCTGGGAGCGCCGCCCCCCAACGTGCCGCGACCGCCGGGCTCCCCGGACCTCGCCTCGCCGGAGGGGCGCGAGCGGCTGCGCGCGCTGCGGATGCCGATCCTCCTGATCGCCGGCGGCGCCGACTCCACCCCCGGGCTGCGCCACGAAACCGTCGTGGAGCAGGAGGTGCCCGGCGTTCGGCGGGTGGTGGTTCCCGGGGTCGGCGAGCTGGTGAACCTGGAACGCCCGGACGACTTCAACCGGCTGATCCTGGACTTTCTGGCCGGCGGCAGGCGGTGAGGCCGAATCCGCCGGTGTCGGCCGCGGTGTGCCGCTGAACTTAGAAAATGGCCGCGCCCACGGTCAGCAGCGCGAGGAGGGCGAGCCCCGCCAGCACGACCAGCGCGGCCTCCTGAACGCCATTGCCCCCCATCTCGCGCTGCACCGCGGATGGAGAAACGACGCGGATGCTGCGGACCTCGGCAAGCGCCACGGCCACCCGGATCGGCTGCCCTCCGGAGTCGGCGGTCCAGGCGCCGTAGACGCTGTCCGCGGTCACCTGCGGGTTGGCCAGGCGCACGCGCCGCCCATCCGCCATCACCGCTTCTACGTCGCGCCCGCGGTACATCAGGATCTGCTCGGCGACCGGGCGCTGCACGGCCGGGGCGCAGGCGCCCACCATCAGCCATGTGATCGCGCTGGCGGAGATCGGGAGGGGGTGGCGCATCACTCGTCCGGGTAAAGGAAGTCGATGGCTAGTAACGTCGCCAGGGAAAGGCCGGCGATCACGAGCACGCCGGTGATCCCCTGCGTCTGCACGCGCTCCGGCCGGCGGTACTGAACGTAGGCGATGTCGGAAACCGCCACCGCCGTCCG
This Longimicrobium sp. DNA region includes the following protein-coding sequences:
- a CDS encoding alpha/beta fold hydrolase: MRQGLMACLLVLAAACAAPGGAGAGGGASAAVDTGRAAVQGGELFYEARGQGAPVVLLHAGAQYDHTMWDGQVQALARRHRVIRYDLRGFGRSSRPNGPFSPQADLLRVLEALGVQRASLVGLGMGSGVAINFALQHPDRVDRLVLASLGAPPPNVPRPPGSPDLASPEGRERLRALRMPILLIAGGADSTPGLRHETVVEQEVPGVRRVVVPGVGELVNLERPDDFNRLILDFLAGGRR